The Salvelinus sp. IW2-2015 linkage group LG31, ASM291031v2, whole genome shotgun sequence genome window below encodes:
- the LOC111955864 gene encoding otolith matrix protein OMM-64 isoform X1 encodes MLSRTLIVPLIFALAGLALSAPITDGTEGDNDGAKDGGGPTGSPVVAAAAGDSVGTTDGTDSSKELAGDVSSSDTSTDTSNVDTSVETPGSPDVSDAPAEAAGSQDTTDAAADVDKSPEDNSTESPEDNSTESPDSTSTESPDSDSTESPESDSTESPESDNTDEALTDVQADSDVTSDDTEEATETDKDDDKSDDKSDSEDADGKDTAGEEEMLDNDSADAATDKDDSDEDKDIELDGKAPAEEKDSAEDTETEEAADSDSKQDDADSDTKDDKPDKDDKKDSTDDSKDSDSSDDHKESSEEEARIPEEEPEHQEIEEKDSESQQDTSEENDKPDKEDEKDSDSSDDSKDSSEADVQFSEEEPKQQEMDMKDRGDVGEQQASPEDNIEEGSHVGSQEFEPLQDSEEEAELESKKEGKLEEAEKEELDAEMNLDTTESDSKEDSKDDSKNEIKDESEDKTEADTDSNSKEDIGTSGAPKPQEDDSEEDTEVQPEDTDDSMMKEPKDSDDADKDDMDKDASDSEDDKSESDAEPGADSHKDEDETDEDSDDASESMAKDDDMDDDDDMDGAETMAPDSEAVPADILDQPDQQDYMTQGDSHGADAPAAQS; translated from the exons ATGCTGTCACG AACGTTGATTGTTCCTTTGATCTTTGCTTTGGCTGGTCTTGCTCTCTCAGCCCCCATTACTG ATGGAACAGAGGGAGACAATGATG GTGCCAAAGATGGCGGAGGCCCCACTGGCAGCCCGGTAGTTGCAGCAGCAGCTGGAGACTCTGTAG GGACCACAGATGGGACTGACTCTAGTAAAGAGCTGGCTGGAG ATGTGAGTAGCAGTGATACATCCACAGACACAAGCA ATGTAGATACCAGCGTGGAAACCCCAGGCAGTCCTGATGTCTCTGATGCCCCAG CTGAAGCAGCAGGCAGCCAAGATACAACTGATGCAGCTG CAGATGTGGATAAGTCTCCAGAAGATAACTCCACAGAGTCTCCAGAAGATAACTCCACAGAGTCTCCTGACAGTACCTCCACAGAGTCTCCTGACAGTGACTCCACAGAGTCTCCTGAAAGTGACTCCACAGAGTCTCCTGAAAGTGACAACACAG ATGAAGCACTGACAGACGTGCAAGCTGACTCTG ACGTGACCAGTGATGACACGGAGGAGGCCACGGAGACAGACAAAGATGATGACAAGAGTGACGACAAGAGTGACTCAG AGGATGCAGATGGGAAGGATACTGCAGGTGAAGAAGAAATGTTAGATAATGACTCTGCAG ATGCTGCCACAGACAAAGACGATAGTGATGAGGATAAGGACATTGAACTAGATGGTAAGGCCCCTGCAGAAGAGAAGGACAGCgcagaagacacagagacagaggaagcgGCGGACAGCGACAGCAAACAAGACGACGCAGACTCAGACACTAAGGATGACAAGCCAGACAAAGATGACAAGAAAGACAGCACAGATGACAGCAAAGACAGCGACAGCTCAGATGACCACAAAGAGAGCAGCGAAGAAGAGGCCCGGATTCCAGAGGAGGAACCAGAGCACCAGGAAATAGAAGAAAAGGACAGCGAGAGCCAACAGGACACCTCAGAAGAAAACGACAAGCCAGACAAAGAAGATGAGAAAGACAGCGACAGCTCAGACGACAGCAAAGACAGCAGCGAAGCGGATGTCCAGTTCTCGGAGGAGGAACCAAAGCAGCAGGAAATGGACATGAAGGACAGAGGTGACGTGGGGGAACAGCAGGCCAGCCCTGAAGACAACATCGAGGAGGGAAGCCATGTAGGGAGCCAAGAATTTGAGCCTCTACAGGATTCGGAGGAGGAGGCGGAGCTGGAGTCAAAAAAGGAGGGGAAGCTGGAGGAGGCGGAGAAGGAGGAGCTGGATGCGGAGATGAACCTAGACACAACAGAGTCCGACAGTAAGGAGGACAGTAAGGATGACAGTAAGAATGAGATTAAGGATGAGAGTGAGGATAAGACTGAGGCTGACACAGACTCCAACAGCAAGGAGGACATTGGGACCAGCGGTGCCCCTAAACCACAAGAGGATGACAGTGAAGAGGACACTGAAGTCCAGCCAGAGGACACTGATGATAGCATGATGAAGGAGCCCAAAG ATTCTGATGATGCTGACAAAGATGATATGGACAAGGATGCCTCTG ACTCAGAGGATGACAAATCTGAATCTGATGCAGAGCCAGGTGCAGATTCACACAAAG ATGAGGATGAGACCGACGAGGATTCCGATGATGCGTCAGAGTCCATGGCGAAAG ATGACGatatggatgatgatgatgacatggATGGGGCAGAAACAATGGCTCCAGATTCAGAA GCTGTTCCAGCTGACATTCTGGACCAACCAGACCAACAGGATTACATGACACAGGGTGACTCTCACG GCGCTGATGCACCGGCAGCCCAGTCTTAG
- the LOC111955864 gene encoding otolith matrix protein OMM-64 isoform X3, whose amino-acid sequence MLSRTLIVPLIFALAGLALSAPITDGTEGDNDGAKDGGGPTGSPVVAAAAGDSVGTTDGTDSSKELAGDVSSSDTSTDTSNVDTSVETPGSPDVSDAPAEAAGSQDTTDAAADVDKSPEDNSTESPEDNSTESPDSTSTESPDSDSTESPESDSTESPESDNTDEALTDVQADSDVTSDDTEEATETDKDDDKSDDKSDSDAATDKDDSDEDKDIELDGKAPAEEKDSAEDTETEEAADSDSKQDDADSDTKDDKPDKDDKKDSTDDSKDSDSSDDHKESSEEEARIPEEEPEHQEIEEKDSESQQDTSEENDKPDKEDEKDSDSSDDSKDSSEADVQFSEEEPKQQEMDMKDRGDVGEQQASPEDNIEEGSHVGSQEFEPLQDSEEEAELESKKEGKLEEAEKEELDAEMNLDTTESDSKEDSKDDSKNEIKDESEDKTEADTDSNSKEDIGTSGAPKPQEDDSEEDTEVQPEDTDDSMMKEPKDSDDADKDDMDKDASDSEDDKSESDAEPGADSHKDEDETDEDSDDASESMAKDDDMDDDDDMDGAETMAPDSEAVPADILDQPDQQDYMTQGDSHGADAPAAQS is encoded by the exons ATGCTGTCACG AACGTTGATTGTTCCTTTGATCTTTGCTTTGGCTGGTCTTGCTCTCTCAGCCCCCATTACTG ATGGAACAGAGGGAGACAATGATG GTGCCAAAGATGGCGGAGGCCCCACTGGCAGCCCGGTAGTTGCAGCAGCAGCTGGAGACTCTGTAG GGACCACAGATGGGACTGACTCTAGTAAAGAGCTGGCTGGAG ATGTGAGTAGCAGTGATACATCCACAGACACAAGCA ATGTAGATACCAGCGTGGAAACCCCAGGCAGTCCTGATGTCTCTGATGCCCCAG CTGAAGCAGCAGGCAGCCAAGATACAACTGATGCAGCTG CAGATGTGGATAAGTCTCCAGAAGATAACTCCACAGAGTCTCCAGAAGATAACTCCACAGAGTCTCCTGACAGTACCTCCACAGAGTCTCCTGACAGTGACTCCACAGAGTCTCCTGAAAGTGACTCCACAGAGTCTCCTGAAAGTGACAACACAG ATGAAGCACTGACAGACGTGCAAGCTGACTCTG ACGTGACCAGTGATGACACGGAGGAGGCCACGGAGACAGACAAAGATGATGACAAGAGTGACGACAAGAGTGACTCAG ATGCTGCCACAGACAAAGACGATAGTGATGAGGATAAGGACATTGAACTAGATGGTAAGGCCCCTGCAGAAGAGAAGGACAGCgcagaagacacagagacagaggaagcgGCGGACAGCGACAGCAAACAAGACGACGCAGACTCAGACACTAAGGATGACAAGCCAGACAAAGATGACAAGAAAGACAGCACAGATGACAGCAAAGACAGCGACAGCTCAGATGACCACAAAGAGAGCAGCGAAGAAGAGGCCCGGATTCCAGAGGAGGAACCAGAGCACCAGGAAATAGAAGAAAAGGACAGCGAGAGCCAACAGGACACCTCAGAAGAAAACGACAAGCCAGACAAAGAAGATGAGAAAGACAGCGACAGCTCAGACGACAGCAAAGACAGCAGCGAAGCGGATGTCCAGTTCTCGGAGGAGGAACCAAAGCAGCAGGAAATGGACATGAAGGACAGAGGTGACGTGGGGGAACAGCAGGCCAGCCCTGAAGACAACATCGAGGAGGGAAGCCATGTAGGGAGCCAAGAATTTGAGCCTCTACAGGATTCGGAGGAGGAGGCGGAGCTGGAGTCAAAAAAGGAGGGGAAGCTGGAGGAGGCGGAGAAGGAGGAGCTGGATGCGGAGATGAACCTAGACACAACAGAGTCCGACAGTAAGGAGGACAGTAAGGATGACAGTAAGAATGAGATTAAGGATGAGAGTGAGGATAAGACTGAGGCTGACACAGACTCCAACAGCAAGGAGGACATTGGGACCAGCGGTGCCCCTAAACCACAAGAGGATGACAGTGAAGAGGACACTGAAGTCCAGCCAGAGGACACTGATGATAGCATGATGAAGGAGCCCAAAG ATTCTGATGATGCTGACAAAGATGATATGGACAAGGATGCCTCTG ACTCAGAGGATGACAAATCTGAATCTGATGCAGAGCCAGGTGCAGATTCACACAAAG ATGAGGATGAGACCGACGAGGATTCCGATGATGCGTCAGAGTCCATGGCGAAAG ATGACGatatggatgatgatgatgacatggATGGGGCAGAAACAATGGCTCCAGATTCAGAA GCTGTTCCAGCTGACATTCTGGACCAACCAGACCAACAGGATTACATGACACAGGGTGACTCTCACG GCGCTGATGCACCGGCAGCCCAGTCTTAG
- the LOC111955864 gene encoding otolith matrix protein OMM-64 isoform X2 — protein MLSRTLIVPLIFALAGLALSAPITDGTEGDNDGAKDGGGPTGSPVVAAAAGDSVGTTDGTDSSKELAGDVSSSDTSTDTSNVDTSVETPGSPDVSDAPAEAAGSQDTTDAADVDKSPEDNSTESPEDNSTESPDSTSTESPDSDSTESPESDSTESPESDNTDEALTDVQADSDVTSDDTEEATETDKDDDKSDDKSDSEDADGKDTAGEEEMLDNDSADAATDKDDSDEDKDIELDGKAPAEEKDSAEDTETEEAADSDSKQDDADSDTKDDKPDKDDKKDSTDDSKDSDSSDDHKESSEEEARIPEEEPEHQEIEEKDSESQQDTSEENDKPDKEDEKDSDSSDDSKDSSEADVQFSEEEPKQQEMDMKDRGDVGEQQASPEDNIEEGSHVGSQEFEPLQDSEEEAELESKKEGKLEEAEKEELDAEMNLDTTESDSKEDSKDDSKNEIKDESEDKTEADTDSNSKEDIGTSGAPKPQEDDSEEDTEVQPEDTDDSMMKEPKDSDDADKDDMDKDASDSEDDKSESDAEPGADSHKDEDETDEDSDDASESMAKDDDMDDDDDMDGAETMAPDSEAVPADILDQPDQQDYMTQGDSHGADAPAAQS, from the exons ATGCTGTCACG AACGTTGATTGTTCCTTTGATCTTTGCTTTGGCTGGTCTTGCTCTCTCAGCCCCCATTACTG ATGGAACAGAGGGAGACAATGATG GTGCCAAAGATGGCGGAGGCCCCACTGGCAGCCCGGTAGTTGCAGCAGCAGCTGGAGACTCTGTAG GGACCACAGATGGGACTGACTCTAGTAAAGAGCTGGCTGGAG ATGTGAGTAGCAGTGATACATCCACAGACACAAGCA ATGTAGATACCAGCGTGGAAACCCCAGGCAGTCCTGATGTCTCTGATGCCCCAG CTGAAGCAGCAGGCAGCCAAGATACAACTGATGCAGCTG ATGTGGATAAGTCTCCAGAAGATAACTCCACAGAGTCTCCAGAAGATAACTCCACAGAGTCTCCTGACAGTACCTCCACAGAGTCTCCTGACAGTGACTCCACAGAGTCTCCTGAAAGTGACTCCACAGAGTCTCCTGAAAGTGACAACACAG ATGAAGCACTGACAGACGTGCAAGCTGACTCTG ACGTGACCAGTGATGACACGGAGGAGGCCACGGAGACAGACAAAGATGATGACAAGAGTGACGACAAGAGTGACTCAG AGGATGCAGATGGGAAGGATACTGCAGGTGAAGAAGAAATGTTAGATAATGACTCTGCAG ATGCTGCCACAGACAAAGACGATAGTGATGAGGATAAGGACATTGAACTAGATGGTAAGGCCCCTGCAGAAGAGAAGGACAGCgcagaagacacagagacagaggaagcgGCGGACAGCGACAGCAAACAAGACGACGCAGACTCAGACACTAAGGATGACAAGCCAGACAAAGATGACAAGAAAGACAGCACAGATGACAGCAAAGACAGCGACAGCTCAGATGACCACAAAGAGAGCAGCGAAGAAGAGGCCCGGATTCCAGAGGAGGAACCAGAGCACCAGGAAATAGAAGAAAAGGACAGCGAGAGCCAACAGGACACCTCAGAAGAAAACGACAAGCCAGACAAAGAAGATGAGAAAGACAGCGACAGCTCAGACGACAGCAAAGACAGCAGCGAAGCGGATGTCCAGTTCTCGGAGGAGGAACCAAAGCAGCAGGAAATGGACATGAAGGACAGAGGTGACGTGGGGGAACAGCAGGCCAGCCCTGAAGACAACATCGAGGAGGGAAGCCATGTAGGGAGCCAAGAATTTGAGCCTCTACAGGATTCGGAGGAGGAGGCGGAGCTGGAGTCAAAAAAGGAGGGGAAGCTGGAGGAGGCGGAGAAGGAGGAGCTGGATGCGGAGATGAACCTAGACACAACAGAGTCCGACAGTAAGGAGGACAGTAAGGATGACAGTAAGAATGAGATTAAGGATGAGAGTGAGGATAAGACTGAGGCTGACACAGACTCCAACAGCAAGGAGGACATTGGGACCAGCGGTGCCCCTAAACCACAAGAGGATGACAGTGAAGAGGACACTGAAGTCCAGCCAGAGGACACTGATGATAGCATGATGAAGGAGCCCAAAG ATTCTGATGATGCTGACAAAGATGATATGGACAAGGATGCCTCTG ACTCAGAGGATGACAAATCTGAATCTGATGCAGAGCCAGGTGCAGATTCACACAAAG ATGAGGATGAGACCGACGAGGATTCCGATGATGCGTCAGAGTCCATGGCGAAAG ATGACGatatggatgatgatgatgacatggATGGGGCAGAAACAATGGCTCCAGATTCAGAA GCTGTTCCAGCTGACATTCTGGACCAACCAGACCAACAGGATTACATGACACAGGGTGACTCTCACG GCGCTGATGCACCGGCAGCCCAGTCTTAG
- the LOC111955864 gene encoding otolith matrix protein OMM-64 isoform X4, with protein MLSRTLIVPLIFALAGLALSAPITDGTEGDNDGAKDGGGPTGSPVVAAAAGDSVGTTDGTDSSKELAGDVSSSDTSTDTSNVDTSVETPGSPDVSDAPAEAAGSQDTTDAADVDKSPEDNSTESPEDNSTESPDSTSTESPDSDSTESPESDSTESPESDNTDEALTDVQADSDVTSDDTEEATETDKDDDKSDDKSDSDAATDKDDSDEDKDIELDGKAPAEEKDSAEDTETEEAADSDSKQDDADSDTKDDKPDKDDKKDSTDDSKDSDSSDDHKESSEEEARIPEEEPEHQEIEEKDSESQQDTSEENDKPDKEDEKDSDSSDDSKDSSEADVQFSEEEPKQQEMDMKDRGDVGEQQASPEDNIEEGSHVGSQEFEPLQDSEEEAELESKKEGKLEEAEKEELDAEMNLDTTESDSKEDSKDDSKNEIKDESEDKTEADTDSNSKEDIGTSGAPKPQEDDSEEDTEVQPEDTDDSMMKEPKDSDDADKDDMDKDASDSEDDKSESDAEPGADSHKDEDETDEDSDDASESMAKDDDMDDDDDMDGAETMAPDSEAVPADILDQPDQQDYMTQGDSHGADAPAAQS; from the exons ATGCTGTCACG AACGTTGATTGTTCCTTTGATCTTTGCTTTGGCTGGTCTTGCTCTCTCAGCCCCCATTACTG ATGGAACAGAGGGAGACAATGATG GTGCCAAAGATGGCGGAGGCCCCACTGGCAGCCCGGTAGTTGCAGCAGCAGCTGGAGACTCTGTAG GGACCACAGATGGGACTGACTCTAGTAAAGAGCTGGCTGGAG ATGTGAGTAGCAGTGATACATCCACAGACACAAGCA ATGTAGATACCAGCGTGGAAACCCCAGGCAGTCCTGATGTCTCTGATGCCCCAG CTGAAGCAGCAGGCAGCCAAGATACAACTGATGCAGCTG ATGTGGATAAGTCTCCAGAAGATAACTCCACAGAGTCTCCAGAAGATAACTCCACAGAGTCTCCTGACAGTACCTCCACAGAGTCTCCTGACAGTGACTCCACAGAGTCTCCTGAAAGTGACTCCACAGAGTCTCCTGAAAGTGACAACACAG ATGAAGCACTGACAGACGTGCAAGCTGACTCTG ACGTGACCAGTGATGACACGGAGGAGGCCACGGAGACAGACAAAGATGATGACAAGAGTGACGACAAGAGTGACTCAG ATGCTGCCACAGACAAAGACGATAGTGATGAGGATAAGGACATTGAACTAGATGGTAAGGCCCCTGCAGAAGAGAAGGACAGCgcagaagacacagagacagaggaagcgGCGGACAGCGACAGCAAACAAGACGACGCAGACTCAGACACTAAGGATGACAAGCCAGACAAAGATGACAAGAAAGACAGCACAGATGACAGCAAAGACAGCGACAGCTCAGATGACCACAAAGAGAGCAGCGAAGAAGAGGCCCGGATTCCAGAGGAGGAACCAGAGCACCAGGAAATAGAAGAAAAGGACAGCGAGAGCCAACAGGACACCTCAGAAGAAAACGACAAGCCAGACAAAGAAGATGAGAAAGACAGCGACAGCTCAGACGACAGCAAAGACAGCAGCGAAGCGGATGTCCAGTTCTCGGAGGAGGAACCAAAGCAGCAGGAAATGGACATGAAGGACAGAGGTGACGTGGGGGAACAGCAGGCCAGCCCTGAAGACAACATCGAGGAGGGAAGCCATGTAGGGAGCCAAGAATTTGAGCCTCTACAGGATTCGGAGGAGGAGGCGGAGCTGGAGTCAAAAAAGGAGGGGAAGCTGGAGGAGGCGGAGAAGGAGGAGCTGGATGCGGAGATGAACCTAGACACAACAGAGTCCGACAGTAAGGAGGACAGTAAGGATGACAGTAAGAATGAGATTAAGGATGAGAGTGAGGATAAGACTGAGGCTGACACAGACTCCAACAGCAAGGAGGACATTGGGACCAGCGGTGCCCCTAAACCACAAGAGGATGACAGTGAAGAGGACACTGAAGTCCAGCCAGAGGACACTGATGATAGCATGATGAAGGAGCCCAAAG ATTCTGATGATGCTGACAAAGATGATATGGACAAGGATGCCTCTG ACTCAGAGGATGACAAATCTGAATCTGATGCAGAGCCAGGTGCAGATTCACACAAAG ATGAGGATGAGACCGACGAGGATTCCGATGATGCGTCAGAGTCCATGGCGAAAG ATGACGatatggatgatgatgatgacatggATGGGGCAGAAACAATGGCTCCAGATTCAGAA GCTGTTCCAGCTGACATTCTGGACCAACCAGACCAACAGGATTACATGACACAGGGTGACTCTCACG GCGCTGATGCACCGGCAGCCCAGTCTTAG
- the LOC111955864 gene encoding otolith matrix protein OMM-64 isoform X5, protein MLSRTLIVPLIFALAGLALSAPITDGTEGDNDGAKDGGGPTGSPVVAAAAGDSVGTTDGTDSSKELAGDVSSSDTSTDTSNVDTSVETPGSPDVSDAPAEAAGSQDTTDAAADVDKSPEDNSTESPEDNSTESPDSTSTESPDSDSTESPESDSTESPESDNTDEALTDVQADSDVTSDDTEEATETDKDDDKSDDKSDSEDADGKDTAGEEEMLDNDSADAATDKDDSDEDKDIELDGKAPAEEKDSAEDTETEEAADSDSKQDDADSDTKDDKPDKDDKKDSTDDSKDSDSSDDHKESSEEEARIPEEEPEHQEIEEKDSESQQDTSEENDKPDKEDEKDSDSSDDSKDSSEADVQFSEEEPKQQEMDMKDRGDVGEQQASPEDNIEEGSHVGSQEFEPLQDSEEEAELESKKEGKLEEAEKEELDAEMNLDTTESDSKEDSKDDSKNEIKDESEDKTEADTDSNSKEDIGTSGAPKPQEDDSEEDTEVQPEDTDDSMMKEPKDSDDADKDDMDKDASDSEDDKSESDAEPGADSHKDEDETDEDSDDASESMAKDDDMDDDDDMDGAETMAPDSEGADAPAAQS, encoded by the exons ATGCTGTCACG AACGTTGATTGTTCCTTTGATCTTTGCTTTGGCTGGTCTTGCTCTCTCAGCCCCCATTACTG ATGGAACAGAGGGAGACAATGATG GTGCCAAAGATGGCGGAGGCCCCACTGGCAGCCCGGTAGTTGCAGCAGCAGCTGGAGACTCTGTAG GGACCACAGATGGGACTGACTCTAGTAAAGAGCTGGCTGGAG ATGTGAGTAGCAGTGATACATCCACAGACACAAGCA ATGTAGATACCAGCGTGGAAACCCCAGGCAGTCCTGATGTCTCTGATGCCCCAG CTGAAGCAGCAGGCAGCCAAGATACAACTGATGCAGCTG CAGATGTGGATAAGTCTCCAGAAGATAACTCCACAGAGTCTCCAGAAGATAACTCCACAGAGTCTCCTGACAGTACCTCCACAGAGTCTCCTGACAGTGACTCCACAGAGTCTCCTGAAAGTGACTCCACAGAGTCTCCTGAAAGTGACAACACAG ATGAAGCACTGACAGACGTGCAAGCTGACTCTG ACGTGACCAGTGATGACACGGAGGAGGCCACGGAGACAGACAAAGATGATGACAAGAGTGACGACAAGAGTGACTCAG AGGATGCAGATGGGAAGGATACTGCAGGTGAAGAAGAAATGTTAGATAATGACTCTGCAG ATGCTGCCACAGACAAAGACGATAGTGATGAGGATAAGGACATTGAACTAGATGGTAAGGCCCCTGCAGAAGAGAAGGACAGCgcagaagacacagagacagaggaagcgGCGGACAGCGACAGCAAACAAGACGACGCAGACTCAGACACTAAGGATGACAAGCCAGACAAAGATGACAAGAAAGACAGCACAGATGACAGCAAAGACAGCGACAGCTCAGATGACCACAAAGAGAGCAGCGAAGAAGAGGCCCGGATTCCAGAGGAGGAACCAGAGCACCAGGAAATAGAAGAAAAGGACAGCGAGAGCCAACAGGACACCTCAGAAGAAAACGACAAGCCAGACAAAGAAGATGAGAAAGACAGCGACAGCTCAGACGACAGCAAAGACAGCAGCGAAGCGGATGTCCAGTTCTCGGAGGAGGAACCAAAGCAGCAGGAAATGGACATGAAGGACAGAGGTGACGTGGGGGAACAGCAGGCCAGCCCTGAAGACAACATCGAGGAGGGAAGCCATGTAGGGAGCCAAGAATTTGAGCCTCTACAGGATTCGGAGGAGGAGGCGGAGCTGGAGTCAAAAAAGGAGGGGAAGCTGGAGGAGGCGGAGAAGGAGGAGCTGGATGCGGAGATGAACCTAGACACAACAGAGTCCGACAGTAAGGAGGACAGTAAGGATGACAGTAAGAATGAGATTAAGGATGAGAGTGAGGATAAGACTGAGGCTGACACAGACTCCAACAGCAAGGAGGACATTGGGACCAGCGGTGCCCCTAAACCACAAGAGGATGACAGTGAAGAGGACACTGAAGTCCAGCCAGAGGACACTGATGATAGCATGATGAAGGAGCCCAAAG ATTCTGATGATGCTGACAAAGATGATATGGACAAGGATGCCTCTG ACTCAGAGGATGACAAATCTGAATCTGATGCAGAGCCAGGTGCAGATTCACACAAAG ATGAGGATGAGACCGACGAGGATTCCGATGATGCGTCAGAGTCCATGGCGAAAG ATGACGatatggatgatgatgatgacatggATGGGGCAGAAACAATGGCTCCAGATTCAGAAG GCGCTGATGCACCGGCAGCCCAGTCTTAG